In one Candidatus Atribacteria bacterium ADurb.Bin276 genomic region, the following are encoded:
- a CDS encoding D-arabitol-phosphate dehydrogenase has translation MKACLFEAKEKYVICDIEKPVPQKDEVLIRVKAVGICGTDIHILKGEYFSDFPLIAGHEFSGEVVEVGEEVTQFQPGDRVTADPNIFCDKCYFCKINKNNHCLDSHVVGVTQNGAFAEYVAVSEKGIFSIPDHLSYSEAALAEPLACVVYGIRRSGIKPGEKVLIFGAGAIGLLLMSLLKMNGASQVVMVDISQKKLDFAKKMGASEVILNNEDGEKKLKAIAPFGFELVADATGSPRVMERELQFVEPDGTFLVFGVAPIGAMMKVEPYDIFRRDIRVIGSYAVKKTMQYSINLLASGKIQVKNLISSTYPLEDFEKGIQDFYYDPDHMKIQIIP, from the coding sequence ATGAAAGCCTGCCTATTTGAAGCCAAAGAAAAATATGTGATTTGCGATATTGAAAAACCTGTCCCTCAAAAAGACGAAGTCCTTATTCGAGTGAAAGCTGTTGGAATTTGTGGCACAGATATACATATTCTTAAAGGTGAATATTTCTCTGACTTTCCTTTAATAGCTGGACATGAGTTTTCGGGAGAAGTGGTTGAGGTCGGAGAAGAAGTCACTCAGTTCCAACCAGGTGATCGGGTTACTGCTGATCCTAATATATTTTGTGATAAATGTTATTTTTGTAAAATCAATAAAAATAACCATTGTTTAGACAGCCATGTGGTAGGAGTGACTCAAAATGGAGCCTTTGCTGAATATGTAGCCGTTTCCGAAAAGGGGATCTTTTCAATTCCTGATCACTTGAGTTATTCTGAAGCGGCGCTTGCCGAACCGCTGGCCTGTGTCGTTTATGGAATTCGAAGAAGTGGGATTAAACCTGGAGAAAAAGTTTTAATCTTTGGAGCTGGAGCAATTGGTTTACTTTTAATGTCACTACTTAAAATGAATGGTGCTTCCCAGGTAGTCATGGTTGACATTAGCCAAAAGAAACTTGATTTTGCTAAAAAGATGGGTGCATCTGAAGTGATTCTCAACAATGAAGATGGGGAAAAAAAGTTAAAAGCGATTGCTCCCTTTGGGTTTGAGTTGGTTGCCGATGCTACTGGATCACCCCGAGTTATGGAAAGAGAGCTACAATTTGTTGAGCCTGATGGAACCTTTTTAGTGTTTGGAGTCGCCCCTATTGGTGCTATGATGAAAGTCGAACCTTATGATATCTTTCGTCGAGATATTCGTGTCATCGGCTCCTACGCTGTGAAAAAAACTATGCAATATTCTATTAATCTCCTTGCCTCGGGAAAAATACAGGTTAAAAATCTTATTTCTTCAACTTATCCTTTAGAAGATTTTGAAAAAGGAATACAGGATTTTTATTACGACCCCGATCATATGAAAATTCAAATCATTCCATAA